One genomic region from Gossypium hirsutum isolate 1008001.06 chromosome D13, Gossypium_hirsutum_v2.1, whole genome shotgun sequence encodes:
- the LOC107918351 gene encoding zinc finger BED domain-containing protein RICESLEEPER 2-like: MRCVAHILNLIVQYGIKDASVSVDRVRGAVRYIRASPSRLTKFNQRVKEEMIDSKAQLCLDVPTRWNSTYMMLKVAGKYERAFESYVRDDHNFFLDLTAEDGVPTFDDWEIVQRIIKVLEPFYHLTLKVSGSLHVTSHSLFEVLTDVYCLFDGWQDCGDLDIISMASKMREKYNKYWGEGNKINKLVYLAVIFDPRCKMSFLDFGVNLLFPNVGNDIMKMIDKDLHCLFNEYSSNAGRIELFEGKSSSSINLCSSMEIDQSEMKTGLAKQKYLKKKKQVGLESKSELDRYLGEDEEVNNSSSFDLLLWWKMNSPRFPIIAQMARDILAIPISTVASESAFSTGGRVLDSFRSSLTPLMVEALICTQDWLRKSIDAINLKDYFDELQSMEDGNV; the protein is encoded by the coding sequence ATGAGATGTGTTGCACACATTCTTAATCTCATTGTGCAATACGGTATTAAGGATGCTTCTGTGTCTGTGGATCGAGTTAGAGGTGCTGTGAGGTATATAAGAGCATCACCATCGAGGTTGACAAAATTCAACCAACGGGTAAAAGAAGAAATGATAGATAGTAAGGCTCAATTGTGTTTAGATGTGCCTACTAGATGGAACTCAACATATATGATGTTAAAGGTGGCTGGAAAATATGAGCGTGCATTTGAATCATATGTACGTGATGaccataatttttttcttgaccTTACTGCTGAAGATGGAGTTCCTACATTTGATGATTGGGAAATTGTTCAAAGAATTATAAAAGTATTAGAGCCTTTTTATCATCTTACATTGAAGGTGTCCGGATCTTTGCATGTTACCTCTCATTCACTTTTTGAAGTATTGACGGATGTGTATTGTCTTTTTGATGGGTGGCAAGATTGTGGAGATCTAGACATAATTTCTATGGCTTCCAAAATGAGAGAGAAATATAATAAGTATTGGGGTGAAGGAAACAAGATCAACAAGCTAGTTTACTTGGCGGTCATCTTTGATCCGCGatgtaaaatgagttttttgGACTTTGGGGTCAACTTGCTTTTTCCTAATGTTGGTAATGacattatgaaaatgattgataAAGATTTGCATTGCTTGTTCAATGAGTATTCTTCTAATGCCGGAAGAATTGAATTGTTTGAAGGTAAATCTAGTTCTTCGATAAATCTTTGTAGTTCAATGGAAATAGATCAGTCAGAAATGAAAACGGGCTTGGCCAAACAAAAATACCTTAAGAAGAAGAAACAAGTTGGATTAGAAAGCAAATCTGAGTTGGATAGATATTTGGGTGAGGATGAAGAAGTAAACAATTCAAGTTCATTTGATTTACTATTGTGGTGGAAAATGAACAGTCCTAGATTCCCTATTATTGCACAAATGGCTCGAGATATTCTTGCTATTCCTATCTCAACAGTTGCCTCGGAAAGTGCATTTAGCACGGGTGGACGTGTTCTCGATAGTTTTAGAAGTTCTCTAACTCCTCTCATGGTCGAAGCTTTGATTTGCACACAAGATTGGCTTCGAAAATCCATTGATGCCATCAATCTTAAAGATTATTTTGATGAACTTCAATCAATGGAAGATGGTAATGtataa